The Micrococcales bacterium DNA window AGTTGAGCGAACGGCGAGTCAGCAGTCAAATCTCCGGTGCCAGGCTTGAACTCGAACCTGCCGGCCAGTTTGGCTTTGAGTGCCTCTTCAGCGGCACGCTTGGTTGTGGCGGTGGACTGTACGTCACGGCAGACTCCGTCCCAGTCGCGGAACTGGGTTCGGACTGTCACTTTCCCCGAGGCAGTCTTGTCGAAGCGAATGTCTCCGTGGGTTCCGATGGGCAGACGGCGGCGGCTCATTGCAGCTCACCTCCAGCCATGCGCTCGTCGCCACGCCGGGTTGCCATCCAGGTCTGGATGTCTGACACGGCGAACCTTAAGTGTTTGCCGAACCTGTGCGCGACAGGTCCTTTACCGTGAGTGCGCCAGTCGTAGATGGTTGACACGGGGATACCCAGAACCGTGGACAGCTCAGCGGTGGTCAACATCGGTTCAAGCCCGAACAGGGCGGTCTTGTGCGGGTAGGCAGTGTTCATGCCAGGTAGGTGCGCAGAGTCTCCCAGGAGCATCCTCAGCCATCGCTGCACGCGGTTCTGGGATGGTTCAATTCCGGGGTAATTCCAGGGCCTGCTCATATTTCCGTTACCTCTCAGGTTACGGAAACCGCCTCTAGCCAGGCATTACGTCAATAAATTTGTCGGGCTGGCGGGATTTGAACCCACGACCCCTTGACCCCCAGTCAAGTGCGCTACCAAACTGCGCCACAGCCCGTACAGGTTAGTGAGGCTCGACAGCCGAGTTTACTCGGGCTGCCGAGCTGAGCGGTCTACGAGCTGTAGTAATACAGCCCGTGGATTCATGTCAGCCCTGGCGGGCCTACACCCGTGGAATCCTACATCATGACAAACCTCGGACTCGCGGTTGAAAGGGGTATTGGCGGAGGTCCGGCGGCGACTGGGACAAGCGCCAGGTAACGGGCAGACGGACGAGTCTGGGCCCGAGGCGAAATCACGGCTGGAGAGGCTAGACGATGGTTAGGGTTACCGTCGAGCCTTTGCGCGCGGACGTGCCTGGCGATGGGTTCTGTTGCTGGACACGGTGGAGAATGTCCAGGCCCGGGACGTGTCGTTGAACCACGAAACCCAAGGCCTCGAGCTCGGACTTGGCGTCGTTGTAGTTCTTGCCGACCAAATCTGGCACCGTCACGAAGGGCATCCCGGTCGAAATCACCACGCCCACAGATTGGCCCCTGAACGAATCCGCCCCGGCCGCCGGGTCTTGCGAGATGATCAGCCCTTCTGGCACCGTCTCAGACGAAGCCTCGGAATCCTTGGTCACCGTCAAGTCAAACGGGTCAGCCAAGGCCTGGGCGTCCTCCAAGCTCAGGCCCGTCAGCTTGGGCACCACCACCGGTTCGGGCCCCTTCGACACTGTCAGTTTGATGGTCTGGTTATGCGGCACCGTTTCGCCGCCCTCCGGTTCGACCGCCAGCACCAAGCCAGCAGCCACCGCAGTGTCAAAGACCTCGTCCACCTGGATCTCGCCGTCCAGGCCGGCCTCGGCCAGCAACAACTTGGCCGCCTCGAGCTCGACCCCGATCAGGCCTTCGGCCGGGATTGTGGCCGGCTCGATTCCCATAGACACCTCCAGGCGCACCACCGTGCGCTTGGCCACTTTGACTCCGGCGGCCGGGGTCGACCGGATGACGGTGCCGTCCGCGACCGTGTCGTCGAAGACCTCGGTCACCCGGGCCTCCAGATCCACCCGCTGGAGCGCTTGTTCGGCGTTCTGCCTGGTCAATCCGACCAGAGTCGGCACCGCTACCTTTTCACCGGGCCCAAGCAGGAAGTACCATGCGGCCGTCCCGCCGCCGCCCAGCAGCGCCAAGATGCCCAAGGCCACGAAGAAGCGCAGCACCGGCCGGGACCGCCGGCGTTTGCCTGCCGCCTCATCGTCGGATTTGTCTTCCCCAGCGCGCCCAGCCCCGCCAGGCGGCAGCGTCGCCAGTGGCAACGCCCTGGTACCGCCAGTGGTGTCGTTTTTGGCGTTGGCCAGGGTATCGGCGGTCTCACCTTGGTTGTCCGATGCCGCCGCATCAGTCTCAACCTCAGCTTCACCTTCAGCTTTGTCAACCTCGGCGGAATCCTCCTGCTCAGCCACCGCGAAAGGCGGAGGTGAAGCCGAACGCGAGGCCACGTCATCGGCCAAATCGCGCCGCACCTTACGCAGCGCCCGCAGCGCCGCGGCCGCATCCTCTGGCCGGTCCTTCGGGTCTTTGGCGCTAAACGACGCCACCAGCTCGTCAATTTCAGCCGGCAACCAGTCGACCACCGTTGAAGGCACCGGGAAATCGGAGTGAACGTGGGCGAAAGCCACCTGGATGGGAGCCTCGGCCGTGAAGGGCTGGCGGCCGGTCAGCAGCTCAAATAGCACCACGGCGGCGGCGTAGACGTCAGAGCGGGCGTCGGCTGTGCCTTGGGCCACCAGCTCGGGGGAGAGGTAGGCCACCGTGCCCAAAACCACCCCGGAAGAGGCCGCCGTCACCTCGCTGACCGCCCGGGCCAAACCGAAATCCGCCACTTTGACCTGGCCGGTTTTCGATATCAGGATGTTTTCCGGTTTGACATCGCGGTGGACAAAACCGGCGCTGTGGGCCACCGCCAGGGCGTCTAGCACTTGGGCCATGAAATCCAGAGCCTTGCCGACCGGCGGCAGGCCGGAGCCTTGCATCATGGTGCGCAGGTTGGAGCCTTCGACCAGTTCCATCACCAGGTAGGGCGCTTCGTTGTAGCTGCCCTGGTCGTAGACCGCCACTATGCACGGGTGGATCAGTTTGGCCGCCGCCCGGGCTTCGCGCCTGAAACGGTCAATGAACTCTTGGCCTTCGGCCAGGTGGGGGTGCAGCACTTTGACCGCCACTTCGCGGTCTAGGCGCTGGTCGTGGGCTCGGTAGACGGTGGCCATGCCGCCGCGCGCCAGGCGCGAGATGACCCGGTAGCGCCCATCAACGGTGGCGCCAATCAGCGGGTCTTGGGTGGTCGGTGGCACGGGGGCGATTTTACGCAACCCGGCGGGCCAATGGCTTACCGGCGCGCAGCAGGGCCGGACTCAGACCCGGCGGTTGACCACTTCGAGGGCCACCTTAGCCAGCCGGTCCTTGTCCGCCTGTTCTAGCCTGGCCCGCTCCAACGCCTCAAACGCCTGGTTGGCCTTGGCTTGGATAAGCGCCTCGTGAGCTTGAAGGGCGCCAGAAGAGATGATCAAGCCCCGCAGGTACAAAACGCGCTCATCAGCCAACGGCGCGTCGCCCCGCTGCAAAGCCCGGATGAAGGCCTCCC harbors:
- a CDS encoding helix-turn-helix domain-containing protein; the encoded protein is MNTAYPHKTALFGLEPMLTTAELSTVLGIPVSTIYDWRTHGKGPVAHRFGKHLRFAVSDIQTWMATRRGDERMAGGELQ
- the pknB gene encoding Stk1 family PASTA domain-containing Ser/Thr kinase produces the protein MPPTTQDPLIGATVDGRYRVISRLARGGMATVYRAHDQRLDREVAVKVLHPHLAEGQEFIDRFRREARAAAKLIHPCIVAVYDQGSYNEAPYLVMELVEGSNLRTMMQGSGLPPVGKALDFMAQVLDALAVAHSAGFVHRDVKPENILISKTGQVKVADFGLARAVSEVTAASSGVVLGTVAYLSPELVAQGTADARSDVYAAAVVLFELLTGRQPFTAEAPIQVAFAHVHSDFPVPSTVVDWLPAEIDELVASFSAKDPKDRPEDAAAALRALRKVRRDLADDVASRSASPPPFAVAEQEDSAEVDKAEGEAEVETDAAASDNQGETADTLANAKNDTTGGTRALPLATLPPGGAGRAGEDKSDDEAAGKRRRSRPVLRFFVALGILALLGGGGTAAWYFLLGPGEKVAVPTLVGLTRQNAEQALQRVDLEARVTEVFDDTVADGTVIRSTPAAGVKVAKRTVVRLEVSMGIEPATIPAEGLIGVELEAAKLLLAEAGLDGEIQVDEVFDTAVAAGLVLAVEPEGGETVPHNQTIKLTVSKGPEPVVVPKLTGLSLEDAQALADPFDLTVTKDSEASSETVPEGLIISQDPAAGADSFRGQSVGVVISTGMPFVTVPDLVGKNYNDAKSELEALGFVVQRHVPGLDILHRVQQQNPSPGTSARKGSTVTLTIV